In Ptychodera flava strain L36383 chromosome 17, AS_Pfla_20210202, whole genome shotgun sequence, one genomic interval encodes:
- the LOC139116332 gene encoding uncharacterized protein codes for MWNLDSWESKKRNVRTPEERLAVSKTAGSLKLVGNRYEIGIPWTDERPELPDNRKAAGNRLLSLERTLSKKPTLATRYREVMQANIKKGYFETVDSTEETGPGWYLPHFPVVREDKATTKVRIVYDSAARTEGVSLNDVMLPGPKLQLDVVDVLLRFRRRRIAIVGDIKEMFSQIVMAKEDRPYHRILWRDLDTSRPVTVYQAAHLTFGDCASLY; via the coding sequence ATGTGGAATTTAGATTCGTGGGAGAGTAAGAAAAGAAACGTTCGTACACCTGAAGAGCGTCTCGCTGTGAGCAAAACTGCTGGATCGCTGAAGCTGGTCGGTAATCGCTATGAAATTGGCATACCGTGGACAGATGAACGTCCAGAGTTGCCTGACAACCGTAAAGCAGCAGGAAATAGACTGTTGAGTTTAGAAAGAACTCTGTCAAAGAAACCCACCTTGGCAACACGTTACAGGGAGGTGATGCAGGCCAACATCAAAAAGGGGTACTTTGAAACGGTTGATAGTACAGAAGAGACTGGACCTGGTTGGTACCTACCACATTTCCCGGTAGTGCGTGAAGACAAAGCCACTACAAAAGTAAGGATAGTTTACGACTCAGCTGCCAGAACTGAAGGAGTGTCTCTCAATGATGTGATGTTACCAGGTCCAAAATTGCAATTAGACGTGGTAGATGTTCTACTACGTTTCCGCCGACGAAGGATTGCAATTGTTGGGGATATCAAAGAGATGTTCTCACAAATAGTTATGGCAAAGGAGGATCGTCCATACCATAGAATCCTGTGGAGAGACCTAGATACGTCAAGACCAGTTACAGTGTATCAGGCAGCCCATCTGACGTTTGGTGATTGTGCCTCTCTGTACTGA